A single genomic interval of Hafnia alvei harbors:
- the tsgA gene encoding MFS transporter TsgA yields MTNSNRIRLTWISFFSYALTGALVIVTGMVMGNIAEYFNLPISSMSNTFTFLNAGILVSIFLNAWLMEIIPLKRQLIFGFVLMILAVAGLMVGHSLVMFSLCMFVLGVVSGITMSIGTFLITHIYEGRQRGSRLLFTDSFFSMAGMVFPIVAATLLANHVTWYWVYACIGVLYLAIFVLTLMSDFPILGQKKDDQSEPVVKEKWGIGVLFLSIAALCYILGQLGFIQWVPEYASKHFNMSIEEAGALVSNFWTAYMVGMWIFSFILRFFDLQRIVTVLAALSTVMMYLFVTTEQVGMLSLYILGLGFVSSAIYTTLITLGSLQTKVSSPKLVNFILTCGTIGTMLTFIVTGPIVAKSGAHAALATANGLYLVVFVMCLLLGFVTRHRLHGHSTK; encoded by the coding sequence ATGACCAACAGCAACCGCATTCGCCTAACATGGATCAGTTTCTTCTCCTATGCACTTACCGGTGCATTGGTGATCGTCACCGGGATGGTGATGGGCAATATCGCAGAATACTTTAATCTGCCGATTTCCAGCATGAGTAACACTTTCACGTTTCTTAATGCCGGTATTTTGGTCTCTATTTTCCTTAACGCATGGTTAATGGAAATTATCCCTCTTAAACGCCAGCTGATTTTTGGCTTTGTGCTGATGATCTTAGCCGTTGCGGGCCTGATGGTCGGCCACAGCTTGGTGATGTTCTCCCTGTGCATGTTTGTACTGGGCGTGGTGAGCGGGATTACCATGTCTATCGGTACCTTCCTTATCACCCATATTTATGAAGGTCGCCAGCGCGGTTCACGCCTGCTGTTCACCGACTCCTTCTTCAGTATGGCAGGGATGGTATTCCCAATCGTTGCCGCTACGCTGCTGGCTAACCACGTTACGTGGTACTGGGTTTACGCCTGCATCGGTGTGCTGTATCTGGCCATTTTCGTCCTGACGCTAATGTCTGACTTCCCTATTTTGGGTCAGAAAAAAGACGACCAGAGCGAGCCAGTGGTTAAAGAGAAATGGGGTATCGGCGTTCTCTTCCTGTCGATTGCCGCACTGTGCTACATCCTCGGCCAGCTGGGCTTTATCCAGTGGGTGCCAGAATACGCCAGCAAACATTTCAATATGAGCATCGAAGAAGCTGGCGCATTAGTCAGTAACTTCTGGACTGCTTATATGGTTGGGATGTGGATCTTCAGCTTCATTCTGCGTTTCTTCGATCTGCAACGCATCGTGACCGTTCTGGCTGCGCTCTCTACCGTGATGATGTATCTGTTCGTCACCACCGAGCAGGTTGGCATGCTCAGCCTGTACATTCTGGGTCTGGGCTTTGTCAGCAGCGCAATTTACACCACGCTGATCACGCTGGGTTCACTGCAAACCAAAGTGTCTTCACCAAAGCTGGTGAACTTCATTCTGACCTGCGGCACCATCGGTACGATGTTGACCTTCATTGTGACTGGCCCAATCGTGGCGAAAAGCGGTGCTCACGCAGCGCTGGCAACCGCCAATGGCTTGTACCTTGTGGTCTTCGTGATGTGTTTACTGTTGGGCTTCGTGACGCGTCACCGCCTGCACGGCCACAGCACTAAATAA